The Meleagris gallopavo isolate NT-WF06-2002-E0010 breed Aviagen turkey brand Nicholas breeding stock chromosome 10, Turkey_5.1, whole genome shotgun sequence genome contains a region encoding:
- the C8B gene encoding complement component C8 beta chain gives MMTVAWMAFTPCPIKLLLLCAALCFLNVHCFSSGRESLGLTSTSSRQARSARDPPQPRDCVLSPWSSWSKCDPCQKKRYRFARLEQPSQFNGEPCDYSDNESEDCVTNNPCRNKVRCEGFLCAVTGRCIARRLLCNGDDDCGDQSDEKNCKKVFRKCDQKMEQYWGIENLAKGLNIITKNLEGLVLDHKYYAGGCSPHYIADMRFRKPYNVESYTPETKGKYEFTMTEYDSYSNYESSVLKAEASQSSFSIGISILSLFEIGYNNNDNRFKKFIQRMKRFSSTSSKFLHARSELTVAVYKLKTRALMLHYEFLQRLHQLPLEYSYGEYRELYRDYGTHYITEATVGGIYEYTLVLNSNELQKAGFSMSDVQKCAQHGFKVGGTIKAVSLILGINVEGCKSLLKEIGDSTSKKQYVEDFIALVRGGASEHITALANKGLPTASLMEEWGDAVQYNPEIIKLKVQPLYQLVTPADFANAMTIKENLRRALDEFQLETSSCRCAPCQGNGIPVLKGTQCECICPLSHRGTACEIPSRTDAAINGNWGCWASWSPCSGGQRTRRRQCNNPAPRNGGSSCSGPDAETVTC, from the exons ATGATGACTGTGGCATGGATGGCGTTTACTCCGTGCCCCAtcaaactgctgctgctttgtgctgcactCTGCTTCCTGAATGTTCATTGCTTCAG CAGTGGAAGAGAATCCCTTGGGCTgaccagcaccagcagcagacAGGCCCGGTCTGCACGTGACCCACCCCAGCCCCGTGACTGCGTGCTCTCCCCTTGGTCCTCGTGGAGCAAGTGTGATCCCTGCCAGAAAAAAAGG TACAGATTTGCCCGCCTGGAACAACCTTCTCAGTTCAATGGAGAGCCGTGTGATTACTCTGACAACGAAAGCGAAGACTGTGTTACCAATAATCCTTGCAGAAATAAAGTCAGATGTGAAGGTTTTTTGTGTGCAGTTACAG GGAGATGCATTGCACGGAGGCTGCTTTGTAATGGAGATGATGACTGTGGAGACCAGTCAGatgaaaaaaactgcaaaaaagtTTTTAGAAAATGTGACCAGAAGATGGAGCAATACTGGGGAATAGAGAATCTGGCAAAAGG GTTAAATATCATCACAAAAAACTTGGAAGGATTAGTTCTTGATCACAAGTACTATGCTGGGGGATGTTCTCCCCATTACATTGCGGACATGAGATTCAGAAAACCATACAATGTAGAAAGCTATACACCAGAG aCCAAAGGCAAATATGAATTTACAATGACTGAATATGACTCCTACTCAAATTATGAAAGCAGTGTCCTGAAGGCAGAAGCTTCGCAGTCAAGCTTCAGCATTGGTATAAGCATACTCAGTCTGTTTGAAATTGGTTACAACAATAATGACAACAGGTTCAAGAAGTTCATTCAAAGGatgaaaagattttcttcaacA TCCAGCAAATTCCTCCACGCCCGTTCTGAGCTGACCGTGGCTGTTTACAAGCTGAAGACCAGGGCCCTGATGCTGCATTATGAGTTTCTGCAGAGACTCCATCAGCTCCCATTGGAGTACAGCTATGGGGAGTACAGAGAGCTGTACCGAGACTATGGGACGCATTACATCACTGAGGCTACTGTTGGTGGCATCTATGAATATACTTTAGTCCTGAACAGCAACGAGCTCCAGAAGGCAG GTTTTTCTATGAGTGACGTCCAGAAATGCGCACAGCACGGCTTTAAAGTCGGTGGAACAATTAAAGCTGTCTCTCTGATTCTTGGAATAAACGTAGAAGGCTGTAAATCCCTTTTAAAAGAGATTGGAG ACAGCACCTCCAAAAAGCAGTATGTGGAAGACTTCATCGCCCTTGTTCGTGGGGGAGCAAGTGAACACATTACAGCATTGGCTAACAAAGGCCTGCCAACAGCCTCACTGATGGAGGAGTGGGGGGATGCTGTGCAGTACAACCCTGAGATCATAAAGCTGAAG GTACAGCCACTGTATCAGCTGGTGACTCCAGCTGACTTTGCTAATGCAAtgacaataaaagaaaatctgcGCCGGGCTCTTGATGAGTTTCAGCTGGAGACCAGTTCCTGTCGCTGTGCCCCATGCCAGGGCAATGGGATCCCAGTTTTGAAAG GAACACAGTGTGAGTGCATCTGTCCCCTCAGCCACCGCGGCACTGCCTGTGAGATCCCCAGCAGGACAG atgcTGCTATTAATGGAAACTGGGGTTGCTGGGCCAGCTGGTCTCCGTGCTCAGGAGGTCAACGAACAAGGAGGCGGCAGTGCAACAACCCGGCACCTCGGAATGGCGGCTCATCGTGTTCAGGGCCAGATGCTGAAACAGTTACTTGCTAG